A stretch of the Haloplanus aerogenes genome encodes the following:
- a CDS encoding endonuclease/exonuclease/phosphatase family protein — protein MSDGITRRDVLAGGAGIGAGVVGLGTPLVGDARAQESTTPVTVATRNCYLGANLFRLLVAATEGSEAVQTAVSDLLRSVDRSHVPARLDAIAAEIGRTEPDLVGLQEAALIRTGEPTSGTTPTATEVRHDFRETLLTALDDRDLPYRVVDAVETTDFQLPATVDGERKAVRLTDRDLLLAHEDVTIGEVTAGRFDAAVSLSEDGRAISVERGYQIADATVGDTRLTFCNTHLESASTETRLQQAVELEGLLAERRDPIALVGDLNSGPGGSLGAYDRLLETFRDAADGVGHTCCHAAGLRNDEVSLSARIDHILVQGAIGATDVTRVGADPANRISVDGDRLWPSDHAGVVATLVPGQESTATPTATGTETDTPAPTPTGTPSPPPTTSSSGYSVRVDDNTTVEVPGFGAATAAVSVLAAALAARRRAGDGDGDD, from the coding sequence ATGAGCGACGGCATCACCAGACGCGACGTACTCGCCGGCGGCGCGGGGATCGGCGCCGGCGTCGTCGGCCTCGGGACGCCGCTCGTCGGCGACGCTCGCGCCCAAGAGTCGACGACACCGGTGACGGTCGCCACCCGCAACTGCTATCTCGGCGCCAACCTCTTTCGCCTCCTCGTGGCGGCGACGGAGGGGAGCGAGGCGGTCCAGACGGCGGTGAGCGACCTGCTCCGATCGGTCGATCGGAGTCACGTCCCGGCGCGTCTCGACGCCATCGCGGCCGAAATCGGCCGAACGGAGCCCGATCTGGTCGGCCTGCAGGAAGCCGCACTGATCCGGACCGGCGAGCCGACGAGCGGAACGACGCCGACGGCGACGGAGGTGCGACACGACTTCCGGGAGACGCTGCTGACGGCGCTCGACGACCGCGACCTCCCGTACCGCGTCGTCGACGCCGTGGAGACGACCGACTTCCAACTGCCCGCGACGGTCGACGGCGAGCGCAAGGCGGTGCGGCTAACCGATCGCGACCTGCTTCTCGCCCACGAGGACGTGACGATCGGCGAGGTGACGGCGGGGCGGTTCGACGCCGCCGTCTCGCTGTCGGAGGACGGCCGCGCGATTTCGGTCGAGCGTGGCTACCAGATTGCCGACGCGACGGTCGGCGACACACGACTGACGTTCTGTAATACACATCTCGAATCGGCGTCGACCGAGACGCGCCTGCAACAGGCAGTGGAACTGGAGGGCTTGCTGGCCGAGCGCCGCGATCCGATCGCCCTCGTCGGCGACCTCAACAGTGGCCCGGGCGGGTCACTCGGCGCCTACGACCGACTGCTGGAGACGTTCCGCGACGCCGCCGACGGCGTCGGCCACACCTGCTGTCACGCCGCGGGCCTCCGGAACGACGAGGTGTCGCTCAGCGCACGGATCGACCACATCCTCGTCCAGGGTGCCATCGGCGCGACGGACGTGACGCGGGTCGGCGCCGACCCGGCCAACCGGATCAGCGTCGACGGCGACCGACTCTGGCCGTCCGATCACGCGGGCGTGGTGGCGACGCTGGTTCCGGGACAGGAGTCGACGGCGACGCCGACAGCGACCGGAACGGAAACGGACACGCCGGCGCCCACCCCGACGGGGACGCCGTCACCGCCCCCGACCACCTCGTCGTCCGGCTACTCAGTCCGGGTCGACGACAATACGACCGTCGAGGTGCCCGGGTTCGGCGCGGCGACGGCCGCGGTGTCGGTGCTGGCGGCCGCCCTCGCCGCTCGCCGCAGGGCCGGGGACGGGGACGGGGACGACTGA
- the phoU gene encoding phosphate signaling complex protein PhoU: MTRDEYQQSLADLRADVLAMGNLVGSRLDRALMALSTVDEAAARAVAGADDEVDRRYLDLESRCIQLLARQQPVASDLRFVASSFKILTDLERVGDLAVNLAQYTLAADRKRFEEVDLSAIGDLAREMLDDAMVAYRTDDAALCRDIAERDDELDVLCQRASERVVRELIEHEVDEGDSWAVEELLDDVSRLLLVVRDLERVGDHAVNIAARTLYMVESDPALV; this comes from the coding sequence GTGACCCGAGACGAGTACCAGCAGTCGCTTGCCGATCTTCGCGCGGACGTGCTCGCGATGGGTAATCTCGTCGGCAGCCGTCTCGACCGCGCCCTGATGGCGCTGTCGACGGTCGACGAGGCCGCCGCCCGCGCGGTCGCCGGCGCCGACGACGAGGTCGACCGGCGGTATCTCGACCTCGAATCGCGGTGTATCCAGCTACTCGCCCGCCAACAACCCGTCGCCAGCGACCTCCGTTTCGTCGCCTCGTCGTTCAAGATCCTCACCGATCTCGAACGCGTCGGTGATCTGGCGGTCAACCTCGCGCAGTACACGCTGGCGGCGGACCGCAAGCGGTTCGAGGAAGTCGATCTCTCCGCAATCGGCGACCTCGCACGCGAGATGCTCGACGACGCGATGGTCGCCTACCGGACCGACGACGCCGCCCTGTGTCGGGACATCGCCGAGCGCGACGACGAACTCGACGTGCTGTGTCAGCGGGCAAGCGAGCGCGTGGTCCGGGAGTTGATCGAACACGAGGTCGACGAGGGCGACTCCTGGGCCGTCGAGGAGTTGCTGGACGACGTGTCCCGGCTCCTGCTCGTCGTTCGCGACCTCGAACGCGTCGGTGACCACGCCGTCAACATCGCCGCACGCACCCTGTACATGGTCGAAAGCGACCCGGCACTCGTCTAA
- a CDS encoding PstS family phosphate ABC transporter substrate-binding protein, with protein sequence MVDSNRTFDGASRRKFMLVTGTGAVAGLAGCGGQSGGSSGGESGGSSGGSESDGTPTQTESNDSSSSGMDTSVLTADGSSTVFPITNTGASYWNSNPEAGDEDYWPQSWASEEYDTDMRLADFFAQDYGYESTGQRSVPPFRASVALSHSGTGVEGVMEGRVDIGDSSAPAQAELAGSGVSDATLDKFTDHVVGVDGQPIVVSREIYDAGVTQITIEQLRQIYRQEITNWSELGGPDREILALGRAEGSGTDTAFRNNVFGDPNAPISPDQRFGQNQQLQQAIGQVDNAIAYIALAFVEPDGATPPIGLEIDGTVYEYGNNLGAQEYPLSRDLHAYTWEGTSRKEACFINFLLSDFGQETFVASNNYFKLPKDRLRTEREKVAPSNFS encoded by the coding sequence ATGGTCGATTCAAACCGGACGTTCGACGGCGCATCGCGGCGCAAATTCATGCTGGTCACGGGTACCGGCGCGGTCGCAGGTCTCGCCGGCTGTGGTGGCCAGTCCGGTGGCAGTAGCGGCGGCGAATCCGGCGGGAGTTCGGGCGGTTCGGAGTCCGACGGCACGCCGACCCAGACCGAGAGCAACGACAGTTCGTCGAGCGGGATGGACACGAGCGTCCTGACCGCCGACGGCTCCTCGACCGTGTTCCCGATCACGAACACGGGTGCGAGCTACTGGAACTCCAACCCCGAGGCGGGCGACGAGGACTACTGGCCGCAGTCGTGGGCCAGCGAGGAGTACGACACGGACATGCGCCTCGCGGACTTCTTCGCGCAGGACTACGGCTACGAATCGACGGGGCAGCGCTCGGTGCCGCCGTTCCGCGCGAGCGTCGCCCTCTCGCACTCGGGGACGGGTGTCGAGGGCGTCATGGAGGGTCGCGTCGACATCGGTGACTCCTCGGCCCCCGCACAGGCCGAACTCGCCGGCTCCGGCGTGAGCGACGCGACGCTCGATAAGTTCACCGACCACGTCGTCGGCGTCGACGGCCAGCCCATCGTCGTCAGTCGCGAAATCTACGACGCGGGCGTCACCCAGATCACCATCGAACAGCTCCGCCAGATCTACCGGCAGGAGATCACGAACTGGTCGGAGCTCGGCGGCCCGGACCGCGAAATCCTCGCGCTCGGCCGCGCCGAGGGTTCGGGGACCGACACCGCCTTCCGGAACAACGTCTTCGGCGACCCGAACGCGCCGATCAGCCCCGACCAGCGCTTCGGCCAGAACCAGCAGCTCCAGCAGGCCATCGGGCAGGTCGACAACGCCATCGCCTACATCGCGCTGGCGTTCGTCGAGCCGGACGGCGCGACGCCGCCCATCGGCCTCGAAATCGACGGCACGGTGTACGAGTACGGCAACAACCTCGGTGCGCAGGAGTACCCGCTCTCGCGTGACCTCCACGCGTACACGTGGGAGGGCACCTCCCGGAAGGAAGCCTGCTTCATCAACTTCCTCCTGAGTGACTTCGGACAGGAGACGTTCGTCGCGTCGAACAACTACTTCAAGCTCCCGAAGGATCGGCTCCGGACCGAGCGCGAGAAGGTCGCTCCGTCGAACTTCTCGTAA
- a CDS encoding phosphate uptake regulator PhoU, which yields METRKLQKIGGSTYSVSLPKEWATEHHLEAGMPIHLYPHTDGSLVVRSAAQDGGPLSAVTVDLPTADTNAVERALRAAYAVGYDTITLLAPETTEFTADERRAVRRLVQTMVGLSVTEETTDRLVVENLLDASEVSIRQSVIQLQFTACSMHRTAIERVANRATERESDRLAGRDDEVDRLFEMITRHFNRSLADFAEIDDLDVRRSELFDYYLVARQLERIADHAVRIGALASRIDPTVDDDVFAEVGALAGATCEVAETATTAVLETSAERAHEALDRRDAVGDDLRALDRALFERSPPGAYALSRVLASLTRTADCGANVARVALRASVRPDE from the coding sequence ATGGAAACCCGCAAACTCCAGAAGATCGGCGGTTCGACGTATTCGGTCTCCCTGCCCAAAGAATGGGCCACGGAGCATCATCTCGAAGCGGGGATGCCCATCCACCTCTACCCCCACACCGACGGCTCGCTGGTCGTCCGGAGCGCGGCGCAGGACGGCGGTCCGCTCTCGGCGGTGACGGTCGACCTGCCGACGGCAGACACCAACGCGGTCGAGCGCGCCCTCCGCGCGGCGTACGCCGTCGGCTACGACACCATCACCCTCCTCGCGCCCGAGACCACCGAGTTCACCGCCGACGAGCGGCGGGCCGTTCGCCGACTCGTCCAGACCATGGTGGGACTCTCGGTCACCGAGGAGACGACGGATCGGCTCGTCGTCGAGAACCTGCTCGACGCCTCGGAGGTGTCGATCCGGCAGTCGGTGATCCAGCTCCAGTTCACCGCGTGCTCGATGCACCGCACTGCTATCGAGCGCGTGGCGAATCGAGCCACCGAGCGGGAATCCGACCGGCTCGCCGGACGCGACGACGAGGTGGATCGACTGTTCGAGATGATCACCCGCCACTTCAACCGCTCGCTCGCCGATTTCGCGGAGATCGACGACCTCGACGTGCGTCGGTCGGAGCTGTTCGATTACTATCTTGTCGCGCGCCAGCTCGAACGGATCGCCGACCACGCCGTCCGCATCGGCGCGCTCGCCAGCCGGATCGATCCGACGGTCGACGACGACGTGTTCGCGGAGGTGGGCGCCCTCGCGGGGGCGACTTGTGAGGTGGCCGAGACGGCGACGACGGCCGTCCTCGAAACCTCCGCCGAGCGCGCCCACGAGGCGCTGGATCGACGCGACGCCGTCGGCGACGATCTCCGCGCGCTGGATCGGGCGCTCTTCGAGCGGTCGCCCCCCGGCGCCTACGCCCTCTCGCGCGTACTCGCCAGCCTCACCCGCACCGCCGACTGCGGCGCCAACGTGGCCCGCGTCGCCCTCCGCGCGAGCGTGCGTCCGGACGAGTAG
- the pstB gene encoding phosphate ABC transporter ATP-binding protein PstB, with the protein MSNVELDQTEDAQPDQTTTGETDERVREEWLDYDFAGETKLSATDLDVYYGDDHALDGISIDIPAESVTALIGPSGCGKSTFLRCLNRMNDRIKAARVEGSVELDGEEIYQDGINLVELRKRVGMVFQAPNPFPKSIRDNISYGPRKHGDIDKGLLARLLGRDDREKERELVERSLKNAALWDEVNDRLDDNALGLSGGQQQRLCIARCLATDPEVILMDEPASALDPIATAKIEDLIGDLAEDYTVVIVTHNMQQAARISDQTAVFLTGGQLVEYGDTDQIFENPRSQRVEDYITGKFG; encoded by the coding sequence ATGAGTAACGTCGAACTCGATCAGACCGAAGACGCACAGCCCGATCAGACGACCACCGGCGAGACCGACGAGCGAGTCCGCGAGGAGTGGCTCGACTACGACTTCGCCGGCGAGACGAAACTCTCCGCGACGGACCTCGACGTGTACTACGGCGACGATCACGCGCTCGACGGCATCTCGATCGACATTCCCGCCGAGAGCGTCACGGCCCTCATCGGCCCCTCGGGCTGTGGGAAATCGACGTTCCTGCGGTGTCTGAACCGGATGAACGACCGCATCAAGGCCGCGCGGGTCGAGGGCTCCGTCGAACTCGACGGCGAGGAAATCTACCAGGACGGCATCAATCTGGTCGAACTCCGCAAGCGGGTCGGGATGGTGTTTCAGGCGCCGAACCCGTTCCCGAAGTCGATTCGCGACAACATCTCCTACGGACCGCGAAAGCACGGCGACATCGACAAGGGGCTGCTCGCTCGGTTGCTCGGCCGCGACGACCGGGAGAAGGAGCGCGAACTCGTCGAACGGTCGCTGAAGAACGCGGCGCTGTGGGACGAGGTGAACGATCGCCTCGACGACAACGCGCTCGGCCTCTCGGGTGGCCAGCAACAGCGACTCTGCATCGCTCGCTGTCTGGCGACCGATCCCGAGGTCATCCTGATGGACGAACCGGCGTCCGCGCTCGACCCCATCGCCACGGCGAAAATCGAGGATCTCATCGGTGACCTCGCGGAGGACTACACGGTCGTCATCGTCACCCACAACATGCAACAGGCGGCGCGCATCTCCGACCAGACCGCCGTGTTCCTGACCGGCGGGCAACTGGTCGAGTACGGCGACACCGACCAGATCTTCGAGAATCCCCGGAGCCAGCGCGTCGAGGACTACATCACCGGCAAGTTCGGATAG
- a CDS encoding CBS domain-containing protein produces the protein MEDVFVGSLMSAPVHSVGGDATLREAGRVLLDHDIGSVVVVDEAGSLRGILTATDFVRVVADGEESASTPVSTVMSHDVVTTTGNEPITVAADLMVESGHYHLPVVDGESVIGVITAADLAAYLSTIRPPHPPWR, from the coding sequence ATGGAAGACGTGTTCGTCGGGAGTCTCATGTCGGCGCCAGTCCACTCGGTCGGCGGCGACGCCACACTCCGGGAGGCGGGACGGGTACTGCTCGACCACGACATCGGCTCCGTGGTCGTCGTCGACGAGGCGGGCAGCCTGCGGGGTATCCTCACCGCCACCGACTTCGTGCGCGTCGTCGCCGACGGCGAGGAGAGCGCGTCGACGCCCGTCTCGACGGTCATGAGCCACGACGTGGTGACGACGACGGGAAACGAACCCATCACCGTCGCGGCCGATCTGATGGTCGAGAGCGGCCACTACCACCTCCCGGTGGTCGACGGGGAGAGCGTAATCGGCGTGATTACCGCGGCGGATCTGGCCGCGTATCTCTCGACCATCCGACCGCCACACCCGCCGTGGCGATAA
- a CDS encoding deoxyribonuclease IV, which translates to MRVGAHVSVAGGVDNAVDNQREVGGNCGQIFTHSPQVWQDPNVGDDEAAAFREGTAEHLDGPWVIHSSYLVNLCTPKDDLRAKSIESMQREVDAADTLGIAYVNVHLGAHTGAGVDGGLDNAVSALDELDVPDGVTVLVESDAGSGTKLGGDFEHLATVLDESDHDLGVCLDTAHAFAAGYDLSTPAGVDETVDEFDDVIGLDDLHCIHLNDSKHACGTNKDEHAHIGEGKIGVDGMRRIVTHPALRETPFVLETPNEDGKGFAWNIDRVRELAE; encoded by the coding sequence ATGCGAGTTGGAGCACACGTATCCGTCGCCGGCGGCGTCGACAACGCCGTGGACAACCAGCGCGAGGTCGGCGGCAACTGCGGACAGATCTTCACCCACTCTCCCCAGGTGTGGCAGGACCCGAACGTCGGTGACGACGAGGCCGCAGCCTTCCGGGAGGGAACCGCCGAACACCTCGACGGTCCGTGGGTCATCCACTCCTCCTATCTCGTCAACCTCTGTACGCCCAAAGACGACCTGCGCGCGAAGTCCATCGAGAGCATGCAACGCGAGGTCGACGCCGCGGACACACTCGGCATCGCGTACGTGAACGTCCACCTCGGCGCCCACACGGGAGCAGGCGTCGACGGCGGCCTCGACAACGCCGTGAGCGCCCTTGACGAACTCGACGTGCCCGACGGCGTGACCGTCCTCGTCGAGAGCGACGCGGGGAGCGGCACGAAACTTGGCGGCGACTTCGAACACCTCGCGACGGTCCTCGACGAGAGCGATCACGACCTCGGCGTCTGTCTCGACACCGCCCACGCGTTCGCCGCGGGCTACGACCTCTCGACGCCCGCCGGCGTCGACGAGACGGTCGACGAATTCGACGACGTGATCGGTCTCGACGACCTCCACTGCATCCACCTCAACGACTCCAAGCACGCCTGCGGGACGAACAAGGACGAACACGCCCACATCGGCGAGGGGAAGATCGGCGTCGACGGCATGCGCCGGATCGTCACCCACCCCGCCCTGCGCGAGACGCCGTTCGTGCTGGAGACGCCGAACGAGGACGGCAAGGGCTTCGCGTGGAACATCGACCGCGTGCGCGAACTGGCGGAGTAA
- a CDS encoding redoxin domain-containing protein, with amino-acid sequence MDGPIAVGETVADVGVTLVRPDGTAEDVTLGELVADCPVLLSFYTADFSPDCIDEWCSFRDFDWFSSGDHVQVVGCSKSSAGLHRRFIDYLDLSFPLYTDPDLELADAFGVTYRTLGITRRSRRSCFLLDSDLTVRYRWLGDHWLDPTRDTPQVGEIHEAIVEELDVSDAETFGFYSTN; translated from the coding sequence ATGGACGGGCCGATAGCGGTGGGCGAGACGGTGGCGGACGTGGGCGTCACGCTCGTCCGGCCGGACGGAACGGCCGAGGACGTGACGCTCGGCGAACTGGTCGCGGACTGTCCGGTGTTGCTCAGTTTCTACACGGCGGATTTCAGCCCCGACTGCATTGACGAGTGGTGCTCGTTCCGCGATTTCGACTGGTTCTCGAGCGGTGATCACGTGCAGGTCGTCGGCTGTAGCAAGTCGAGCGCCGGCCTCCACCGCCGCTTCATCGACTATCTCGATCTGAGCTTCCCGCTCTACACCGATCCCGACCTCGAACTGGCGGACGCCTTCGGCGTCACCTACCGCACGCTCGGCATCACGCGCCGCTCCCGGCGGTCGTGTTTCCTGCTCGATTCGGACCTGACCGTCCGGTATCGGTGGCTGGGCGACCACTGGCTCGACCCCACCCGAGACACGCCGCAGGTGGGCGAGATTCACGAGGCCATCGTCGAAGAACTCGACGTGTCCGACGCCGAGACGTTCGGCTTCTATAGTACCAATTGA
- a CDS encoding lipoate--protein ligase family protein, whose product MDERDPLADREWRLIREEAWSGPMNMALDEIAAETAAAGGPRTLRVYRWDPSTLSLGYHQDPDTVDWAHCEREGVGVTRRPTGGGGIYHDNFGDISYTIVAPKAELPSDLVESYHRLCRPILDAFERMGVPARFAETERPAAHAPACYLRELHPAHDVVVPGADGRERKVSGNAQHRRTDAVVQHGSLTYAVRPERHLAVFTDPAADAATFRERVTGIDDHADIERSEAVDALEAALSEWADAEAGEWTDDELDRARERAEDKYADDAWTKRRPGERDSSD is encoded by the coding sequence ATGGACGAACGCGACCCGCTGGCCGACCGCGAGTGGCGGCTGATCCGCGAGGAGGCGTGGTCGGGGCCGATGAACATGGCGCTCGACGAGATTGCAGCGGAGACGGCCGCCGCCGGCGGCCCCCGAACCCTGCGAGTGTACCGGTGGGACCCCAGCACGCTCTCGCTGGGCTACCACCAGGACCCCGACACCGTCGACTGGGCCCACTGCGAGCGCGAGGGCGTCGGCGTCACGCGCCGCCCGACCGGCGGCGGCGGCATCTACCACGACAACTTCGGCGACATCTCCTACACCATCGTCGCACCGAAAGCGGAACTCCCCAGCGACCTCGTGGAGTCGTATCACCGGCTCTGCCGGCCGATCCTCGACGCCTTCGAGCGGATGGGCGTCCCGGCACGATTCGCGGAGACCGAGCGGCCGGCCGCCCACGCGCCCGCCTGTTACCTGCGCGAACTCCACCCCGCACACGACGTGGTCGTGCCCGGTGCGGACGGGCGAGAGCGGAAGGTGAGCGGCAACGCCCAGCACCGGCGGACGGACGCCGTCGTCCAGCACGGCTCGCTCACCTACGCGGTCCGCCCGGAGCGTCACCTCGCCGTGTTCACCGACCCCGCAGCCGACGCCGCGACGTTCCGCGAACGAGTGACGGGTATCGACGACCACGCGGACATCGAACGGTCCGAGGCGGTCGACGCCCTCGAAGCGGCACTGAGTGAGTGGGCGGACGCCGAAGCGGGCGAGTGGACCGACGACGAACTCGACCGGGCGCGCGAGCGGGCGGAAGACAAGTACGCGGACGACGCGTGGACGAAGCGACGGCCGGGCGAGCGCGATAGTAGCGATTGA
- the pstA gene encoding phosphate ABC transporter permease PstA, with product MSNVERTGLVTGESSLGDLVANVVIAVSLLGFLASWGTIFQWLDETGTYVGFQLFHLLGGSLFVLAAGLAFAGLGSYFDYVDSTPSDSAGLTVGAIFGLLWAIVGGLAAAQWGGNALVVWGSGAVAFGLLGCVAAIYPREDLGSTLPIALLLGLIGYVIVSGHINAGWTWTPGWTGAEFPGSELVPVLVIHGALLGLWSAAKARRGYGAQGRQHGAYWLVGLTVFSMLGVLALLIMFIIVQGLDVMLTGASLTGGQVRLFGVTLPWIEVPFVTNVPGGLFVDIPGVMPAIVGTLWLVLGAVTFAVPLGVGAAIFLTEYAEQGRFTQLVEVATNGLWSTPSIVFGLFGLAFLVPRISGGNSIFVGQLVLGFMLLPLVLITSREAIKAVPDEYRDASAALGVTKWETIRSVVVPAAMPGVITGVILGVGRIAGETAPLLLVFGGSPFPSAGPQVLQSFRFSTTPPFVTNEALLSPASALPYQLYSSITAGVFDHPAFSSTEYGWGTALVLLLLVIGLYAVGVGSRIYFRRKLHHE from the coding sequence GTGAGTAACGTCGAACGCACCGGTCTCGTGACCGGCGAGTCGTCGCTCGGCGATCTGGTGGCCAACGTCGTCATCGCCGTCTCGCTCCTCGGCTTCCTAGCCTCGTGGGGCACCATCTTCCAGTGGCTCGACGAGACGGGGACGTACGTCGGATTTCAGCTGTTTCACCTGCTCGGGGGGTCGCTGTTCGTCCTCGCGGCCGGCCTCGCGTTCGCCGGACTCGGCTCGTATTTCGACTACGTCGATTCGACGCCGTCCGACAGCGCGGGTTTGACCGTCGGCGCTATCTTCGGCCTGCTCTGGGCAATCGTCGGCGGTCTCGCCGCCGCCCAGTGGGGTGGTAACGCACTCGTCGTGTGGGGGTCCGGGGCCGTCGCGTTCGGACTGCTCGGGTGCGTCGCCGCCATCTACCCACGCGAGGATCTCGGCTCGACGCTTCCAATCGCTCTCCTGCTCGGCTTGATCGGCTACGTCATCGTCTCCGGCCACATCAACGCGGGCTGGACGTGGACGCCGGGCTGGACCGGCGCCGAGTTCCCCGGCTCGGAACTCGTCCCCGTCCTCGTCATCCACGGCGCGCTGTTGGGTCTCTGGAGCGCCGCCAAGGCCAGACGGGGGTACGGCGCCCAGGGGCGGCAACACGGCGCCTACTGGCTCGTCGGGCTGACGGTCTTCTCGATGCTCGGCGTTCTCGCCCTGCTGATCATGTTCATCATCGTCCAGGGTCTCGACGTGATGCTGACGGGGGCGAGCCTCACTGGCGGACAGGTGCGCCTGTTCGGCGTGACACTCCCCTGGATCGAGGTGCCGTTCGTGACGAACGTCCCCGGTGGCCTGTTCGTCGACATTCCGGGTGTCATGCCCGCTATCGTCGGCACGCTGTGGCTCGTTCTCGGGGCCGTCACCTTCGCCGTGCCGCTCGGTGTCGGCGCCGCCATCTTCCTCACCGAGTACGCCGAGCAGGGCCGGTTCACCCAGCTCGTCGAGGTGGCGACCAACGGCCTGTGGAGCACGCCGAGCATCGTCTTCGGCCTGTTCGGACTGGCCTTCCTCGTGCCCCGCATCAGCGGGGGCAACTCCATCTTCGTCGGCCAGCTGGTGCTCGGCTTCATGCTCTTGCCCCTCGTCCTGATCACCTCCCGAGAGGCGATCAAGGCCGTCCCCGACGAGTACCGCGACGCCAGCGCGGCGCTGGGAGTCACGAAGTGGGAGACGATCCGCAGTGTCGTCGTTCCCGCAGCGATGCCCGGCGTCATCACGGGCGTCATCCTCGGCGTCGGCCGCATCGCCGGCGAGACGGCACCCCTCCTGCTGGTGTTCGGCGGCTCACCGTTCCCGAGCGCGGGGCCGCAGGTACTCCAGTCGTTCCGCTTCAGCACGACGCCGCCGTTCGTCACCAACGAGGCGCTCCTGTCGCCGGCGAGCGCCCTGCCCTATCAGCTCTACTCGTCGATCACCGCGGGCGTGTTCGACCACCCCGCCTTCTCCAGCACGGAGTACGGGTGGGGGACCGCGCTCGTCTTGCTCCTCCTCGTCATCGGTCTCTACGCCGTCGGCGTCGGGAGCCGGATCTACTTCCGGAGGAAACTACACCATGAGTAA
- the pstC gene encoding phosphate ABC transporter permease subunit PstC, with protein sequence MLQSIQTRATHELSAAATFARNYRVRTEDGALLMHLLGGLSTAVAFVLFLQGSQWTIVPILALLATAVIGWRRYQAELVKGLTFLTTVATVSILSLIIVFLLLRSAPIVAEMGLSLLTRTGQPLWGQNDVYALTPMMIGTALTTVIATIIAAPLGIAGAVFVSEIAPRRLREVVKPGIELMAGIPSITYGFIGLTIFNQYLYTEFRTPTIGNYFAAGIMIGIMALPTVVSVAEDALSTVPESMQSGSLAMGSTNWQTTKSVTIPAALSGVSAGVLLGVGRAMGETMAATVMLSHTKGFPTPVFDVFTNYGETLTTVIAFEGGNASGLHMSALFAAGVVLFFMVMVLSVTSQWIEWRMHTKLGGENA encoded by the coding sequence ATGTTACAATCGATACAAACACGCGCGACGCACGAACTCTCAGCGGCCGCCACGTTCGCCCGCAACTACCGCGTGCGGACGGAAGACGGGGCGCTTCTGATGCACCTCCTCGGTGGCCTGTCGACGGCCGTGGCATTCGTCCTGTTCCTGCAGGGCTCCCAGTGGACTATCGTCCCCATCCTCGCTCTCCTCGCGACGGCCGTCATCGGCTGGCGGCGGTATCAGGCGGAACTCGTGAAGGGGCTGACCTTCCTCACCACCGTGGCGACGGTCTCGATCCTGTCGCTCATCATCGTCTTCCTCCTGCTCCGGTCGGCTCCCATCGTCGCGGAGATGGGGCTGTCCCTGCTGACCCGGACCGGCCAGCCGCTGTGGGGCCAGAACGACGTCTACGCGCTGACGCCGATGATGATCGGCACCGCGCTCACGACGGTCATCGCGACGATCATCGCGGCGCCGCTGGGTATCGCCGGCGCCGTCTTCGTCAGCGAAATCGCTCCCCGACGGCTCCGCGAGGTCGTCAAACCGGGTATCGAACTGATGGCCGGCATCCCGTCGATCACCTACGGCTTCATCGGCCTCACCATCTTCAACCAGTACCTCTACACCGAGTTCCGAACGCCGACGATTGGCAACTACTTCGCGGCGGGTATCATGATCGGCATCATGGCGCTCCCGACGGTGGTGAGCGTCGCGGAGGACGCTCTCTCGACGGTGCCGGAGTCGATGCAAAGTGGGTCGCTGGCGATGGGGTCGACGAACTGGCAGACGACCAAGAGCGTCACCATCCCGGCGGCGCTGTCTGGCGTCTCCGCCGGCGTCCTCCTCGGCGTCGGGCGCGCCATGGGTGAGACGATGGCCGCGACGGTCATGCTCTCTCATACCAAGGGGTTTCCGACGCCCGTCTTCGACGTGTTCACCAACTACGGCGAGACGCTGACGACGGTCATCGCCTTCGAGGGCGGCAACGCGAGCGGCCTCCACATGAGCGCGCTGTTCGCCGCCGGCGTCGTTCTCTTTTTCATGGTGATGGTCCTCAGCGTCACCTCCCAGTGGATCGAGTGGCGGATGCACACGAAACTCGGCGGTGAGAACGCGTGA